The region AATTTGAGAACACAGCCGAAGGCAGATTAGTTGGTAATATCGTCGTAACAACAGAAAAAGCCTTTAATTTGTTTCAGGAGAACCTAAGCGTAATTAAAGAAAATCTTTCCAATCAAGGTATAAACGTATCAGATATAAAACTTTCCTTGGATAATCTAAACTTAGGCAATTATGGTAACTTTCAACAAAATGATGCAACCACTCAAGAAATACCAATAGTTACCTTTAGAATTGATAAAGCAAACAAGGAATACGAAAGGATCTCCGAAAGTTACACTTTTGTCAAATCTCATGAAGGATTAATAAATATATACGCTTAGTATCTTATGAAAAAGCTTTCAAATGGGCAACTATCAACTCTTTCAACAGAGTGCTTAACCTCCATTACATAGGACATAGAAGGTCCTTGGTATAGTGAACTGAGCAATTTTGATATTTCTGTTTCTTCTCCATAAGCCAAAACTTCAACAGTTCCATCACTGTTGTTTCTAACCCAACCTTTAACTCCCAGCCTTGTTGCCTGTCTTTGAACA is a window of Brevinematia bacterium DNA encoding:
- a CDS encoding acylphosphatase; the protein is MVKLHAIVYGRVQGVGFRYFVQRQATRLGVKGWVRNNSDGTVEVLAYGEETEISKLLSSLYQGPSMSYVMEVKHSVERVDSCPFESFFIRY